The nucleotide window TATCTTTGATGCTTTCCATTGCCGTCTTCATCAAAGCCTCTATGGGATGCTCGGGCAACTTTTGCCCCTCCTCATCAGCCGTGCTTCCTTTAACACCAGCCACAGGGACTGTAGGCAGGCACTAATAATATGACCTAACCTCAGGACGAATATGCACCTGAAATCGACAGTTATTGTCGGCTTATCGAAGGAAGGCTGTATATGCCATTCAGGTGTAAAAAAATCCAAACAAGCGTGTTGTTTTAAATTGCGGTACATCCAACCCGTTACCACCCAAACGGCACCACAGGTGAAAGCTGTAGTTGCCGGGTCCCCTGTGCCCAGTGTCAAAAAAAGGCGCCACCGGCGGCAGGTCACCAGGTTAAAGAAGCGCCCCCATATCTCAATAATTTTCCTCAATTTATGGAACCGGAAGGTTGAACGCCGGCTTACCCGCCTTCTCCTGTCCCTGCCGGTCCCCGCGTCGCTATCGTTCCATAACGCCCCTCCGACGCCATTCTGCAAAAAAATAGCCCACCATTGCCGCGAGGAAGCGACGTTAACCTCCCAGACGCCCCAACCTCCCGGCAGTCCTAGTTGCAATTTAAGATCGGTATTGCCGTTATTTTGCCGGAAGGTAATTTCCAAGTGCACCGGTAATAAAAGCATCAGGAGGCAAGCTGTAAAAAATCCTGCCGTCCAAGCCCACAACAGTTACGCCCCCCGGCAGTAAATCTGACCCTATTTTCCCACCGGGAACGTCTTATATACTTATTCCCGGACGTCTGCTGCTTCCTCTAAAGGCGGTAGTTCCGATAAATCCTTTAAACCCAGTAATTCGAGAAAACGCGGGGTGGTAACGTAAAGGATGGGGCGACCCGGGGCGTCTTTCCTGCCGGCTTCTTTTATTAAACCGCGATTTAAAAGACTAGTTAAAATCCCATCTACTTTAACTCCGCGAATGTGTTCAATTTCCGCCCGCGTGACCGGTTGACGGTAGGCGATGACGGCCAGGGTTTCAAGGGCGGCCATGGAAAGGGAAGGCAGTTCGGGCCGCAGAAAGGTTTCAATATAATGGGCATACTGGGGCCTGGTACACATTTGGTAGCCGCCGGCTACCTCCCTAATCTGCAGTCCCCGCCCTTCTTCGTTATAAAGTTTTTTTAACTCTAAAGCCAGCTCTATTACGTCCTCATTACTTAATCCCAGGGAGGCAGCTAGGGTTTCAACAGTCACCGGCCCCCCGGCGACGAAAAGGAGACATTCAAGGGCCGCTTTTTTTTCTTCCCTAAAAAATAAAGGCAAAGGGTTCACCTCCTTGAAGAGGCAGTTTCACCGCTTTGCTGCCGTCACCGTTATGGTCCCAAAAACCTCTTCCTGGTAGATGTTTACCCTGCCCCGACGCGCCAGTTCCAAAAGGGCAAGGAAAGTCAAAGCCGCTTCCAGGCGCGTAGGTTGGGGGCTTAAAAAATCGCCAAGGGTGAGGGTTTCCGTTTTTTTCAAACGTCTTAGGATAACGCGAATTTGTCCTATTAGGGTAAAGGCCGGCTTGGTAAGGGTACTTACCACCGGCTTTGAAGGGGTTGAAACCTTCGCCAGCAATCTGGTCATGGCCCGGGAAAGGTCCGCCGGCCCTATTCCGGACAGGGGATTAATTCCGGCCAATGCCCGGGCAACGGCATCCTGATCCAGAGGACGGCCGTATA belongs to Moorella humiferrea and includes:
- a CDS encoding DUF2953 domain-containing protein, giving the protein MWAWTAGFFTACLLMLLLPVHLEITFRQNNGNTDLKLQLGLPGGWGVWEVNVASSRQWWAIFLQNGVGGALWNDSDAGTGRDRRRRVSRRSTFRFHKLRKIIEIWGRFFNLVTCRRWRLFLTLGTGDPATTAFTCGAVWVVTGWMYRNLKQHACLDFFTPEWHIQPSFDKPTITVDFRCIFVLRLGHIISACLQSLWLVLKEARLMRRGKSCPSIP
- the scpB gene encoding SMC-Scp complex subunit ScpB, producing the protein MNPLPLFFREEKKAALECLLFVAGGPVTVETLAASLGLSNEDVIELALELKKLYNEEGRGLQIREVAGGYQMCTRPQYAHYIETFLRPELPSLSMAALETLAVIAYRQPVTRAEIEHIRGVKVDGILTSLLNRGLIKEAGRKDAPGRPILYVTTPRFLELLGLKDLSELPPLEEAADVRE
- a CDS encoding segregation and condensation protein A; the encoded protein is MIGNVRLDVFQGPLDLLLTLIERREIDVQAISVAEVTSQYLEYLNEVTELDLDWASEFLVLGAELLALKARFLLRHPGDNELEEEEKDGSEEPGEVLVDRLLTYRRYREAARKLAEMAAKGGLVYGRPLDQDAVARALAGINPLSGIGPADLSRAMTRLLAKVSTPSKPVVSTLTKPAFTLIGQIRVILRRLKKTETLTLGDFLSPQPTRLEAALTFLALLELARRGRVNIYQEEVFGTITVTAAKR